A genomic stretch from Candidatus Dormiibacterota bacterium includes:
- a CDS encoding histidine kinase — MNQRKARRLAWFLLGLTLAIGAAFLALTIIDSTAVGFGNPVLVGLGLGFFLVFPALGLLIALRRPENPIGWLVLGFALWIQIQSFAGEYALRAFVIAPGSLPAAAFVAWFYPWVGQVATGAILPLLVLLFPTGRPPSPRWRPILWLIVIEAALEGVVYMVRPLELRAGNQGIYHQFALLPNPTGLPQLAGLINIALAVFNISLVLLILTCGAGMLSRFRRAASEERQQLKWFLYVVVLVCVDVLIAIPLGALTHSHWVGDIEWTVGAYAVAYGLPVATTIAVLKYRLYDIDLVINKSVVFGAMATFITAVYVAIVVGIGGLLGSGSRPNLALSVLATAIVAVAFQPVRERVQRLANRLVYGKRATPYEVLSQFSHRVAGTYSSEDVLPRMARVLSEGTGASRADVWIRLGDGIAPAASWPSGDGPVSPRVAISGQLLPAVPGVSRIVPVRHQGELLGALSINKRTGELLTPIEEKLLADLAAQAGLVLQTVRLTAELQARLTEISQQAVELRASRQRIVATQDAERRRLERNIHDGAQQNLVALTVRLRLATSLAKRDPERARASVKALESDSDQALETLRALASGIYPPLLREQGLAAAIRVEVAKLPFSVTLHAGHLERYPVEVEAAVYFVCLEALQNVTKHARASRVEINLRSSIHELSFEVSDDGAGFDVAREARGSGLRNMMDRIEGMGGWLEIRSTANGGTRVRGTVPIGAMEAVL; from the coding sequence GTGAATCAGCGTAAGGCCCGGCGGCTCGCCTGGTTCCTCCTCGGCTTGACGCTCGCCATCGGCGCGGCCTTCCTCGCTCTCACCATCATCGACAGCACAGCGGTGGGCTTTGGCAACCCTGTTCTCGTGGGCCTGGGACTCGGGTTCTTCCTGGTCTTTCCCGCGCTCGGCCTGCTGATCGCCTTGCGACGGCCCGAGAATCCGATTGGCTGGCTCGTCCTGGGGTTTGCCCTATGGATCCAGATCCAATCGTTCGCCGGCGAGTACGCGCTCCGCGCTTTTGTCATCGCGCCCGGGTCTCTCCCCGCGGCCGCCTTCGTCGCCTGGTTCTATCCATGGGTCGGTCAGGTGGCCACGGGGGCCATTCTTCCGCTCCTGGTTCTGCTGTTTCCGACCGGGCGGCCGCCGTCACCGCGGTGGCGGCCGATCCTCTGGTTGATCGTGATCGAGGCTGCCCTCGAGGGGGTGGTCTACATGGTCCGGCCGCTTGAGCTTCGGGCCGGTAATCAGGGAATCTATCACCAGTTCGCTCTCCTACCGAACCCGACCGGTTTGCCGCAGCTGGCGGGCCTGATCAACATCGCGCTGGCGGTCTTCAACATCAGTCTCGTCCTGCTTATCCTCACCTGCGGCGCCGGCATGCTCTCCCGATTTCGCCGGGCGGCGAGCGAAGAGCGGCAACAGCTCAAGTGGTTTCTCTACGTGGTGGTGCTTGTTTGCGTGGACGTCCTTATCGCGATACCTCTCGGCGCCCTGACTCATTCGCACTGGGTCGGTGACATCGAATGGACGGTCGGCGCCTATGCCGTGGCCTACGGACTACCGGTGGCGACGACCATCGCGGTTCTCAAATACCGCCTGTACGACATCGACCTGGTCATCAACAAGTCGGTCGTCTTCGGGGCGATGGCGACATTCATCACGGCGGTCTACGTCGCCATCGTCGTGGGCATCGGCGGATTGCTCGGCAGCGGAAGCCGGCCGAACCTCGCTTTGTCGGTCCTTGCTACCGCGATCGTCGCCGTTGCCTTCCAGCCCGTCCGCGAGCGAGTCCAGCGCCTGGCCAACCGCCTGGTCTATGGCAAACGCGCCACTCCCTATGAGGTCCTCTCGCAGTTTTCGCACCGCGTCGCCGGCACCTATTCGAGTGAGGACGTCCTCCCGCGGATGGCTCGCGTGCTCTCCGAGGGCACCGGCGCATCGCGCGCGGATGTGTGGATTCGGCTCGGTGATGGCATTGCGCCCGCCGCCTCCTGGCCCTCCGGTGACGGCCCTGTGTCGCCGCGCGTCGCGATCAGCGGCCAGCTGCTCCCGGCGGTCCCCGGGGTCAGCCGCATCGTGCCCGTTCGGCACCAGGGGGAGCTGCTCGGGGCTCTGAGCATCAACAAGCGCACCGGTGAACTGCTGACACCGATCGAAGAGAAGCTCCTCGCCGATCTGGCGGCGCAAGCGGGCCTCGTGCTGCAGACCGTCCGCCTCACGGCTGAACTGCAGGCGCGACTGACGGAGATCTCGCAACAGGCCGTCGAGCTGCGGGCGTCGCGGCAGCGCATCGTGGCGACGCAAGATGCGGAGCGGCGCCGGCTCGAGCGAAACATTCACGACGGCGCTCAGCAGAATCTCGTGGCGCTGACCGTAAGACTGCGCCTCGCCACCAGCCTGGCCAAGCGTGATCCTGAGCGCGCGCGGGCTTCGGTGAAGGCGCTCGAGTCCGATAGCGATCAGGCGCTGGAGACGCTCCGCGCATTAGCGAGCGGCATTTACCCACCGCTGCTTCGGGAGCAAGGACTCGCTGCGGCGATACGCGTCGAGGTGGCGAAGCTGCCCTTTTCAGTCACCCTCCACGCTGGTCACCTCGAACGCTACCCGGTCGAGGTCGAGGCCGCCGTCTACTTCGTCTGCCTCGAAGCGCTGCAGAACGTTACCAAGCACGCCCGGGCCTCTCGCGTCGAGATCAACCTGCGCTCGTCTATCCATGAGCTCTCGTTTGAGGTGAGCGACGACGGAGCCGGCTTCGACGTGGCCAGGGAAGCCAGGGGTTCCGGACTTCGAAACATGATGGATCGGATCGAAGGCATGGGCGGCTGGCTCGAGATCCGCTCCACGGCCAACGGCGGCACACGTGTCCGCGGAACGGTCCCCATTGGGGCGATGGAGGCTGTGTTGTGA